AGGAGAACGCGGTCGAGACCCTCGAAAACAAGCAGGACACCCTCGACGAGCGCATTTCGGACCTCGAAGACGAAGTCAGCGAAGTCGAAGAGCAGAGTTCGGAACTGGAGCAGAAGGCCCAGCAACTCCAGCAACAGCAGATGCAACAGCAGATGCAGCAGATGCAGGGCGAGCAGAACGACGAGGACGAGTAATCGGCGATGTTCGACAGCCTGAAGGACAAACTCGGGAGTTTCCGGAAAGACGTAGAGGAGACAACCGAGGAGAAGGCCGAGGAAGCCGAGGCGGACGCGGACGCCGACGCGGAACCCGAAGCCCAACCCGAGACGACGGCCGACGCCGAGGCGCAGGCGGCGGCCGACCCTGAAACTGCGGAGTCCGAGGAGTCGTCGGACGACGAGTCCGACGCCTCGTCCGGCCGGAGCTTCGCGCAGAAGGCCAAGTCGTTCGCCAAAGGCGAAATCGTCATCGAAGAGCAGGACCTCGAAGACCCCCTCTGGGAGTTAGAGATGGCTCTGCTGGAGAGCGACGTGGAGATGAACGTCGCCAACGAGATTCTGGAGAACATCCGCGAGGACCTCGTGGGCGCGACGCGGTCGTTCAGCAGCGAGACTGCCGACGTGGTCGAGCAGGCGCTTCACGACTCCCTGCTGAAGGTCATCTCGGTCGGCCAGTTCGACTTCGACCAGCGAATCAGGGAGGCCGACAAGCCCGTCACCATCATCTTCACGGGCGTCAACGGCGTCGGCAAGACGACGACCATCGCAAAGCTCTCGAAGTATTTCGAGAAACAGGGTCTCTCGGCGGTGCTGGCCAATGGCGACACCTACCGCGCCGGGGCCAACGAGCAGATTCAGGAACACGCCGACAACCTCGACAAAAAGCTCATCTCCCACGAGCAGGGCGGCGACCCCGCGGCGGTCATCTACGACGCCGTGGAGTTCGCCGACTCGAACGACATCGACGTGGTGCTTGGCGACACCGCCGGTCGCCTGCACACCGACGAGGGCCTGATGGACCAGTTGGAAAAAATCGGGCGCGTCGTGGACCCGGACATGACCCTCTTCGTTGACGAGGCCGTGGCCGGGCAGGACGCGGTCCAGCGCGCCAAGCAGTTCAACGAAGCGGCGGAAATCGACGGCGCGGTGCTGACGAAGGCCGACGCCGACTCCCAAGGCGGCGCGGCCATCTCCATCGCCCACGTCACGGGCAAGCCCATCCTCTTCCTCGGTGTCGGACAGGGCTACGACCACATCGAGAAGTTCGAACCCGAGGAACTCGTCGAAAGTCTCCTCGGTGAGGAGTAGTTCGGCGAGCCATTTTTCGCGTCAGGTTCGGAATTGACCCGTTCAGCCGCGGTATCGCAACGCGACCACGACGTTCGCCACGGTGAGCGCCAGGGTCACGAGACCGAGCGTGAACAGTTCGACCGGGAGATTCCGAAAGAGGAGCCAGTAGGCCGTCAACAGAAGTCCGAGCGCGGCGACGATGTTGTATGGTTCGGCAGCCAGTTCGCTCGCCAGACTAGTCGTTCCGTCACTCGCGTCGCCTGCCACGCCGGTGCGCTCGCCCGTCGTTCCCACCGAGTTATCGCGTGTCTTGTTTAAATCGCGTGCCATACATTGAACTTATGCGGACGGGAGTCCCTGACGATACGTAATAAGGATACCGGCCGGTTCAACGGCGGAGTTGTCGCTGGACGAGGTACCGAATACCGTCGAAAACTGTGTGGAGAGGTTACTAGAAAGTCTCCGTAGAACGGAAAATCGCGCGGTGCTAGGACACCGCGCAACGATGATGTGGACTTCCTTCTGGGTGCGATGGCCGAAGTAGTCTCGGTCTCCGGCTACAGCGATTCGTATTCGTTCTACCCATATAGGATTTTTGGTTCGTGAACTCTTTTTACAACATTTAAGTAATATAGTCGAAATCCACATTCGCGCAACGCTAGGACGTTGCGCATGAGAAAAAACATGTTGTGGCTAGCCTCTTCGCTGGTAGCGATGGTCGTAGTCGGTGTTCTCAGTCTCCGGTTCGTGCCGAGACGCTGGGAAAGCGTAGACCTGAAGGTCAGGCCGTGGGGTCTGACCGTGTCGGCAGACAGCGACCCCGATAATCCCGAATAGGGCGAGGGGTCTCTGCCTTGGTCGGATTCCGAACGCGGT
This genomic stretch from Halorussus pelagicus harbors:
- the ftsY gene encoding signal recognition particle-docking protein FtsY, translated to MFDSLKDKLGSFRKDVEETTEEKAEEAEADADADAEPEAQPETTADAEAQAAADPETAESEESSDDESDASSGRSFAQKAKSFAKGEIVIEEQDLEDPLWELEMALLESDVEMNVANEILENIREDLVGATRSFSSETADVVEQALHDSLLKVISVGQFDFDQRIREADKPVTIIFTGVNGVGKTTTIAKLSKYFEKQGLSAVLANGDTYRAGANEQIQEHADNLDKKLISHEQGGDPAAVIYDAVEFADSNDIDVVLGDTAGRLHTDEGLMDQLEKIGRVVDPDMTLFVDEAVAGQDAVQRAKQFNEAAEIDGAVLTKADADSQGGAAISIAHVTGKPILFLGVGQGYDHIEKFEPEELVESLLGEE